A stretch of the Lactuca sativa cultivar Salinas chromosome 9, Lsat_Salinas_v11, whole genome shotgun sequence genome encodes the following:
- the LOC111901603 gene encoding F-box protein At5g07610, translated as MVNTRAKHQKIHNTRKLCFSEVAMADSDHLATQSGAFIGSNDDLLTEILLRLPVTSVLQFRSVSKHWQWLLSHPRFTLMYKNASISPGLFVCNSYIPFDVENQSPPPFRNLDFYPDLCGIGIVQSCNGLLLCCSKKGHERARKYYVFNPITKQFALIPSVPGGMEVRKNIRFMGLAFHQTGCVHYKVVCIHVMNPDALFKIQIYSSETGKWKTSDQSFSAPYYTPLRYGVFWNQAIHWAPSFVNPSYFKLDTQELKSLPLPETVASFGGYGDRAMPLYFGESRGHLHLVDRVDRSESTLQLNVFEMLKDHSGWFLKYQVELDELLNAYPKMINSYQDPSSLDYYEFELFDVVRGEEEDDEAFFVIKVSGKIIRYNVVDKSFKQIFDLNHLTDLSYGRIGDLKVHRYIENLASF; from the coding sequence ATGGTGAATACCAGAGCCAAACACCAGAAAATTCATAACACGAGGAAGCTCTGCTTCTCGGAGGTTGCCATGGCAGATTCCGATCATCTGGCAACCCAATCCGGAGCTTTCATCGGTTCAAATGATGATCTTCTAACTGAAATCCTTCTTCGGCTTCCAGTCACCTCTGTTCTTCAGTTCAGATCTGTTTCCAAACACTGGCAATGGCTTTTGAGCCACCCACGTTTCACCCTTATGTATAAAAATGCTTCCATCTCTCCTGGCCTTTTTGTTTGCAATTCGTATATTCCATTTGATGTTGAGAACCAAAGTCCACCTCCTTTTCGAAATCTCGACTTCTACCCTGATCTTTGTGGTATTGGAATCGTGCAATCTTGTAACGGACTGCTGCTTTGCTGTAGCAAGAAGGGGCACGAACGTGCTCGTAAATATTACGTATTCAATCCCATAACTAAGCAATTTGCACTCATTCCATCGGTTCCTGGAGGTATGGAAGTTCGTAAAAACATCCGTTTTATGGGtctggcatttcatcaaacaggttGTGTTCACTACAAGGTTGTTTGCATCCACGTTATGAATCCTGATGCGTTGTTCAAGATTCAGATTTACTCGTCTGAGACAGGGAAATGGAAGACTTCAGATCAATCTTTCTCTGCGCCTTATTATACACCTTTAAGATATGGAGTTTTTTGGAATCAAGCGATCCACTGGGCTCCCTCTTTTGTTAATCCATCGTACTTTAAGCTCGATACACAGGAGTTGAAATCGCTGCCATTGCCGGAGACGGTGGCATCTTTCGGAGGTTATGGAGATCGAGCAATGCCCCTTTACTTTGGGGAGTCACGAGGCCATCTGCATTTGGTGGACAGGGTCGATCGCAGTGAGAGTACTTTACAGCTGAACGTGTTCGAGATGTTGAAGGATCATTCTGGATGGTTTCTCAAGTATCAAGTGGAGCTTGATGAGCTGTTGAATGCTTACCCGAAGATGATCAATAGCTACCAGGATCCTTCGAGCCTTGATTATTACGAATTCGAATTGTTTGATGTGGTGAGaggtgaagaagaagatgatgaagcattCTTTGTGATCAAAGTTTCAGGGAAGATTATAAGGTACAATGTTGTGGACAAGAGTTTCAAGCAGATATTTGATCTTAATCATCTGACCGACCTTTCCTATGGACGAATCGGTGACTTGAAAGTTCATCGCTATATTGAGAACTTGGCTTCTTTCTAA
- the LOC128128549 gene encoding uncharacterized protein LOC128128549: MQQWWFQRRNFAAEATTTLTPWADEVVKENKKTFTKWDVRMISNTKCEVKKGAQNVIVDFQHMTCTCRHWQLDGIPCGHVIRCLTVNNYQDCSRFALNAYLTETLRKTYAESINPLPKPSEWEIPDDLMIVKPPIMDKRQPGRPRNTDRIPSQGEGPIIKECSTCGQLGHTRNNCTGRASGSRAGHIISTPEMAYNIGGSAGCSQTHNADFDIKQP; the protein is encoded by the exons atgcaacaatggtggtttcaaagacgtaatTTTGCAG cggaagcaacaacaacacttaccccttgggcggatgaagttgtaaaagaaaacaagaaaacttttacgaaatgggatgttcgcatgatctcaaatacgaaatgcgaggtcaaaaagggggcacaaaatgtgattgttgattttcaacatatgacatgtacatgtaggcattggcaacttgatgggataccttgtggtcatgtcataagatgtttaacagtgaacaattaccaagactgctcgaggtttgcattaaatgcttaccttaccgaaacactgaggaaaacatatgcggaatcaataaaccctctgccgaagccatccgaatgggagatccccgatgatttgatgattgttaagccacctataatggataaacgtcagccaggcaggccaagaaacacagaccgcattccatcccaaggcgagggtccaattataaaagagtgttctacatgtggtcaactaggacacacgagaaataattgtactggaagggcgtctggtagcagagcaggtcacataatttctactccagaaatggcatataatattggtggttcagcgGGTTGCTCCCAAACCCATAacgctgattttgatataaaacaaccttga
- the LOC111901735 gene encoding F-box protein At5g07610: MVNTRAKLQKIHNTTKLCFSEAAMADSDHLATQSGALIGSNDDLLIQILLRLPVTSVLRFRSVSKHWQSLLSHQHFTLLYNKVSISPGLFVSNLYIPFDVQNQSPPPFRNLDFYPDICGIRIVQSCNGLLLCCSKRGHERVRKYYVFNPTTKQFALIPSVPGGMDVRKTIRFMGLAFHQTGCVHYKVVCIHVVKPDGLFKIQIYSSDTGKWKISDQSFYAPYYTPLRYGVFLNQTIYWAPSCVNPLYFKLDTQELKSLPLPSVEVYGDGGMPLYFGESRGHLHLVERADWGETHLHLNVYELLNDHSGWFLKYAVELDELLNAYPEMINSYQDPSSPRYYEFELFDVVRGEEEDETFMVIKIPGKIIRYNVVYKSFKQIFDLSHLLDISYGRIGHSDVHRYIENLASF, translated from the coding sequence atggtgAACACCAGAGCCAAACTCCAGAAAATCCACAACACCACGAAACTCTGCTTCTCGGAGGCTGCCATGGCCGATTCCGATCATCTGGCCACCCAATCTGGAGCTTTGATCGGTTCCAATGACGATCTTTTAATCCAAATCCTTCTCCGGCTTCCGGTTACCTCTGTTCTTCGATTCAGATCTGTATCCAAACACTGGCAATCCCTTTTGAGTCACCAACATTTCACCCTTCTGTATAACAAAGTTTCCATCTCTCCTGGCCTTTTTGTTTCCAATTTGTATATTCCATTTGATGTTCAAAACCAAAGTCCTCCTCCTTTTCGAAACCTCGACTTCTACCCTGATATTTGTGGTATTAGAATCGTGCAATCTTGTAACGGATTGCTGCTATGCTGTAGCAAGAGGGGGCATGAACGAGTTCGCAAATATTACGTATTTAATCCCACAACTAAGCAATTTGCTCTCATCCCATCGGTTCCTGGAGGTATGGATGTTCGTAAAACCATCCGTTTTATGGGtttggcatttcatcaaacaggttGTGTTCACTACAAGGTAGTTTGCATTCACGTTGTGAAGCCTGATGGGTTGTTTAAGATTCAAATCTACTCGTCTGATACAGGGAAATGGAAGATTTCAGATCAATCTTTCTATGCGCCTTATTATACACCTTTAAGATACGGAGTTTTTTTGAATCAAACGATCTACTGGGCTCCCTCCTGTGTTAATCCATTGTACTTTAAGCTCGATACACAGGAGTTGAAATCTCTGCCATTGCCATCTGTCGAAGTTTATGGAGATGGAGGAATGCCACTTTACTTTGGGGAATCAAGAGGCCATTTGCATTTGGTGGAGAGGGCGGATTGGGGTGAGACCCATTTACACCTGAACGTGTATGAGTTGTTGAATGATCATTCTGGATGGTTTCTCAAGTATGCAGTGGAGCTTGATGAGCTTCTGAATGCTTACCCGGAGATGATAAATAGCTACCAGGATCCTTCAAGCCCTCGTTATTATGAATTCGAATTGTTTGATGTGGTGAGaggtgaagaagaagatgaaacaTTCATGGTGATCAAAATTCCAGGGAAGATTATAAGGTACAACGTTGTGTACAAAAGTTTCAAGCAGATATTTGATCTGAGTCATCTGCTCGACATTTCCTATGGACGAATAGGTCACTCGGATGTTCATCGCTATATTGAAAACTTGGCTTCTTTCTAA